In Zingiber officinale cultivar Zhangliang chromosome 8B, Zo_v1.1, whole genome shotgun sequence, a single genomic region encodes these proteins:
- the LOC122015299 gene encoding putative E3 ubiquitin-protein ligase RING1a isoform X1 encodes MPAQKRPMPPPPPPPLPSDDAPPEPPSQLQQQEDEEEEAVVTAVKEEEKSPSNLPQEQDGSCEGEGGDSESEDDEDYADEFVVVKLADIRKEVQCPICLGIIRKTRTVMECLHRFCRACIDKSMRLGNNECPACRTHCASRRSLRDDPNYDALIAALYPDIDKYEEEELSFHEEEMYRNKKLQESIAEIFRRQSEAVGKRKSTAKSTAAAFVRRSQGSYRNYGRGGSCGRDATAASSDDDDDDEANANDIVNNDSSADEPSPDRRPKKRRKRWSTPRSSPAKINAGAGSDDNVDNEANREHIGTSLQAGSRDILAWGKNGARSQTRHGNMSGLNGRMIKGGRITKLVDYLRSLDDNDDELDVYLTLVPLDKERVPNLEQLNLCCRPTLSIRHLCNYIALQTSIPSEEVQIYTRTLECGASATNQSSSMDTASSELFSGLQKLEEQESLLTLYNSFLIKGELVLIYHTGIQT; translated from the exons ATGCCTGCCCAAAAGCGCCCGATgcctcctccgccgccgccgcctctgcCCTCCGATGACGCCCCTCCGGAGCCCCCTTCGCAGCTGCAGCAGCAGGAGGATGAGGAAGAGGAAGCCGTGGTAACGGCGGTTAAGGAGGAGGAGAAATCGCCCTCCAATCTGCCTCAGGAACAGGATGGTA GTTGCGAGGGGGAAGGTGGCGACAGCGAGTCGGAAGATGATGAGGACTACGCGGATGA ATTTGTCGTAGTGAAATTAGCAGACATACGCAAAGAGGTACAATGCCCTATCTGTTTAG GTATAATCAGGAAAACGAGGACGGTCATGGAATGCTTGCACCGGTTTTGCAGGGCATGCATCGACAAATCAATGCGGCTGGG GAACAATGAATGTCCAGCATGTCGTACTCATTGTGCGAGTCGACGATCTTTAAGAGATGATCCAAATTATGATGCGCTGATTGCAGCTTTGTACCCAGATATTGATAAATATGAGGAAGAG GAGCTATCTTTTCACGAAGAAGAGATGTACCGGAACAAGAAG CTACAAGAATCCATAGCTGAGATATTTCGACGACAATCTGAGGCTGTTGGTAAGAGAAAATCAACAGCAAAATCCACAGCTGCAGCTTTTGTTAGAAGATCACAGGGAAGTTATCGCAACTATGGGAGAGGTGGTAGCTGCGGTCGTGATGCTACAGCTGCAAGctcagatgatgatgatgacgacgAAGCAAATGCAAATGATATAGTAAACAATGATTCATCTGCAGATGAGCCCTCTCCTGATAGAAGGCCCAAAAAAAGACGCAAGAGGTGGAGCACGCCACGATCCTCCCCTGCCAAAATCAATGCGGGTGCTGGCAGCGATGATAATGTTGATAATGAAGCTAACAGAGAACACATTGGAACATCTTTGCAAGCAGGGAGCAGAGATATTCTTGCATGGGGTAAGAATGGCGCACGTAGCCAAACTAGACATGGTAATATGAGCGGCTTAAATGGTCGGATGATCAAGGGTGGGCGAATAACCAAATTGGTGGACTATCTCCGAAGTCTAGATGACAATGACGATGAG ctcGATGTGTATCTGACCTTGGTTCCTTTGGACAAAGAGAGAGTACCAAATTTGGAACAGCTGAATCTTTGTTGCCGACCGACATTATCAATTAGACACCTCTGCAAC TATATTGCTCTTCAGACATCAATTCCATCTGAAGAAGTTCAGATATATACGAGAACACTGGAATGTGGAGCCTCTGCAACCAACCAATCGAGTTCCATGGATACAGCTAGTAGCGAACTATTTTCAGGCTTGCAAAAGTTAGAAGAGCAAGAATCACTTTTAACCTTGTACAATTCCTTCCTCATCAAAGGGGAGTTG GTTTTGATCTACCATACGGGaatacaaacatag
- the LOC122015299 gene encoding putative E3 ubiquitin-protein ligase RING1a isoform X2 gives MPAQKRPMPPPPPPPLPSDDAPPEPPSQLQQQEDEEEEAVVTAVKEEEKSPSNLPQEQDGCEGEGGDSESEDDEDYADEFVVVKLADIRKEVQCPICLGIIRKTRTVMECLHRFCRACIDKSMRLGNNECPACRTHCASRRSLRDDPNYDALIAALYPDIDKYEEEELSFHEEEMYRNKKLQESIAEIFRRQSEAVGKRKSTAKSTAAAFVRRSQGSYRNYGRGGSCGRDATAASSDDDDDDEANANDIVNNDSSADEPSPDRRPKKRRKRWSTPRSSPAKINAGAGSDDNVDNEANREHIGTSLQAGSRDILAWGKNGARSQTRHGNMSGLNGRMIKGGRITKLVDYLRSLDDNDDELDVYLTLVPLDKERVPNLEQLNLCCRPTLSIRHLCNYIALQTSIPSEEVQIYTRTLECGASATNQSSSMDTASSELFSGLQKLEEQESLLTLYNSFLIKGELVLIYHTGIQT, from the exons ATGCCTGCCCAAAAGCGCCCGATgcctcctccgccgccgccgcctctgcCCTCCGATGACGCCCCTCCGGAGCCCCCTTCGCAGCTGCAGCAGCAGGAGGATGAGGAAGAGGAAGCCGTGGTAACGGCGGTTAAGGAGGAGGAGAAATCGCCCTCCAATCTGCCTCAGGAACAGGATG GTTGCGAGGGGGAAGGTGGCGACAGCGAGTCGGAAGATGATGAGGACTACGCGGATGA ATTTGTCGTAGTGAAATTAGCAGACATACGCAAAGAGGTACAATGCCCTATCTGTTTAG GTATAATCAGGAAAACGAGGACGGTCATGGAATGCTTGCACCGGTTTTGCAGGGCATGCATCGACAAATCAATGCGGCTGGG GAACAATGAATGTCCAGCATGTCGTACTCATTGTGCGAGTCGACGATCTTTAAGAGATGATCCAAATTATGATGCGCTGATTGCAGCTTTGTACCCAGATATTGATAAATATGAGGAAGAG GAGCTATCTTTTCACGAAGAAGAGATGTACCGGAACAAGAAG CTACAAGAATCCATAGCTGAGATATTTCGACGACAATCTGAGGCTGTTGGTAAGAGAAAATCAACAGCAAAATCCACAGCTGCAGCTTTTGTTAGAAGATCACAGGGAAGTTATCGCAACTATGGGAGAGGTGGTAGCTGCGGTCGTGATGCTACAGCTGCAAGctcagatgatgatgatgacgacgAAGCAAATGCAAATGATATAGTAAACAATGATTCATCTGCAGATGAGCCCTCTCCTGATAGAAGGCCCAAAAAAAGACGCAAGAGGTGGAGCACGCCACGATCCTCCCCTGCCAAAATCAATGCGGGTGCTGGCAGCGATGATAATGTTGATAATGAAGCTAACAGAGAACACATTGGAACATCTTTGCAAGCAGGGAGCAGAGATATTCTTGCATGGGGTAAGAATGGCGCACGTAGCCAAACTAGACATGGTAATATGAGCGGCTTAAATGGTCGGATGATCAAGGGTGGGCGAATAACCAAATTGGTGGACTATCTCCGAAGTCTAGATGACAATGACGATGAG ctcGATGTGTATCTGACCTTGGTTCCTTTGGACAAAGAGAGAGTACCAAATTTGGAACAGCTGAATCTTTGTTGCCGACCGACATTATCAATTAGACACCTCTGCAAC TATATTGCTCTTCAGACATCAATTCCATCTGAAGAAGTTCAGATATATACGAGAACACTGGAATGTGGAGCCTCTGCAACCAACCAATCGAGTTCCATGGATACAGCTAGTAGCGAACTATTTTCAGGCTTGCAAAAGTTAGAAGAGCAAGAATCACTTTTAACCTTGTACAATTCCTTCCTCATCAAAGGGGAGTTG GTTTTGATCTACCATACGGGaatacaaacatag
- the LOC122015299 gene encoding putative E3 ubiquitin-protein ligase RING1a isoform X3, which produces MVARGKVATASRKMMRTTRMSIIRKTRTVMECLHRFCRACIDKSMRLGNNECPACRTHCASRRSLRDDPNYDALIAALYPDIDKYEEEELSFHEEEMYRNKKLQESIAEIFRRQSEAVGKRKSTAKSTAAAFVRRSQGSYRNYGRGGSCGRDATAASSDDDDDDEANANDIVNNDSSADEPSPDRRPKKRRKRWSTPRSSPAKINAGAGSDDNVDNEANREHIGTSLQAGSRDILAWGKNGARSQTRHGNMSGLNGRMIKGGRITKLVDYLRSLDDNDDELDVYLTLVPLDKERVPNLEQLNLCCRPTLSIRHLCNYIALQTSIPSEEVQIYTRTLECGASATNQSSSMDTASSELFSGLQKLEEQESLLTLYNSFLIKGELVLIYHTGIQT; this is translated from the exons ATG GTTGCGAGGGGGAAGGTGGCGACAGCGAGTCGGAAGATGATGAGGACTACGCGGATGA GTATAATCAGGAAAACGAGGACGGTCATGGAATGCTTGCACCGGTTTTGCAGGGCATGCATCGACAAATCAATGCGGCTGGG GAACAATGAATGTCCAGCATGTCGTACTCATTGTGCGAGTCGACGATCTTTAAGAGATGATCCAAATTATGATGCGCTGATTGCAGCTTTGTACCCAGATATTGATAAATATGAGGAAGAG GAGCTATCTTTTCACGAAGAAGAGATGTACCGGAACAAGAAG CTACAAGAATCCATAGCTGAGATATTTCGACGACAATCTGAGGCTGTTGGTAAGAGAAAATCAACAGCAAAATCCACAGCTGCAGCTTTTGTTAGAAGATCACAGGGAAGTTATCGCAACTATGGGAGAGGTGGTAGCTGCGGTCGTGATGCTACAGCTGCAAGctcagatgatgatgatgacgacgAAGCAAATGCAAATGATATAGTAAACAATGATTCATCTGCAGATGAGCCCTCTCCTGATAGAAGGCCCAAAAAAAGACGCAAGAGGTGGAGCACGCCACGATCCTCCCCTGCCAAAATCAATGCGGGTGCTGGCAGCGATGATAATGTTGATAATGAAGCTAACAGAGAACACATTGGAACATCTTTGCAAGCAGGGAGCAGAGATATTCTTGCATGGGGTAAGAATGGCGCACGTAGCCAAACTAGACATGGTAATATGAGCGGCTTAAATGGTCGGATGATCAAGGGTGGGCGAATAACCAAATTGGTGGACTATCTCCGAAGTCTAGATGACAATGACGATGAG ctcGATGTGTATCTGACCTTGGTTCCTTTGGACAAAGAGAGAGTACCAAATTTGGAACAGCTGAATCTTTGTTGCCGACCGACATTATCAATTAGACACCTCTGCAAC TATATTGCTCTTCAGACATCAATTCCATCTGAAGAAGTTCAGATATATACGAGAACACTGGAATGTGGAGCCTCTGCAACCAACCAATCGAGTTCCATGGATACAGCTAGTAGCGAACTATTTTCAGGCTTGCAAAAGTTAGAAGAGCAAGAATCACTTTTAACCTTGTACAATTCCTTCCTCATCAAAGGGGAGTTG GTTTTGATCTACCATACGGGaatacaaacatag
- the LOC122017204 gene encoding probable protein phosphatase 2C 62 produces MTGKEILHKIKAKAGFASSSDTGKGKCKVSGRSIRHGYHLVKGKSSHPMEDYLVAEFKKVNHNELGLFAVFDGHLGHSVADYLRAHLFENILKEPEFFSDIETAIRKAYDRTDNKILEKTAELGRGGSTAVTAILINGSRLVVANVGDSRAVLSKNGVAIQLSVDHEPSMDREMVEEKGGFVSNIPGDVPRVDGQLAVTRAFGDGSLKKHLSSEPHVVDETVDDDTEFLILASDGLWKVMSNQEAVDFIKEAKDPQTAAKNLTEEAVARKSKDDISCIVVKFN; encoded by the exons ATGACAGGGAAGGAGATCTTGCACAAGATAAag GCCAAGGCCGGGTTTGCATCATCCTCAGATACCGGCAAGGGCAAGTGTAAAGTCTCAGGAAGAAGCATCAGGCATGGCTATCACTTGGTGAAAGGGAAATCGAGTCATCCAATGGAGGATTATCTAGTGGCAGAATTTAAGAAAGTCAATCACAATGAATTGGGTCTATTTGCAGTTTTTGATGGCCATTTGGGCCATTCAGTTGCTGATTACCTACGTGCTCATCTTTTTGAGAACATACTGAAGGAG CCTGAATTTTTCAGTGATATAGAAACTGCAATAAGGAAAGCTTATGATAGAACCGACAACAAGATATTGGAGAAAACTGCTGAATTGGGTAGAGGTGGTTCTACTGCAGTCACTGCTATATTAATCAATGGTTCGAGGCTTGTGGTGGCGAATGTTGGAGATTCACGTGCAGTTCTTTCCAAGAATGGTGTAGCTATACAACTTTCTGTTGATCACGAACCGAGCATGGACCGAGAAATGGTCGAAGAAAAGGGTGGTTTTGTGTCGAACATTCCTG GAGATGTACCGCGTGTGGATGGGCAGCTGGCTGTGACGAGAGCATTCGGAGATGGGAGCTTGAAGAAGCACCTGAGTTCGGAACCCCACGTTGTCGACGAAACTGTAGATGATGATACAGAGTTTCTAATCCTGGCTAGTGATGGCTTATGGAAG GTTATGTCGAACCAAGAGGCAGTGGATTTCATCAAAGAGGCAAAGGATCCTCAAACAGCTGCCAAGAATTTGACAGAGGAAGCTGTTGCAAGGAAGAGCAAAGATGATATTTCTTGCATTGTAGTTAAATTCAACTaa